In Rutidosis leptorrhynchoides isolate AG116_Rl617_1_P2 chromosome 2, CSIRO_AGI_Rlap_v1, whole genome shotgun sequence, one genomic interval encodes:
- the LOC139891746 gene encoding laccase-7: MAPSSVFAVGFVLAFLSLCFSTASADIVETSFIVKNLTVNRLCQNQVITAVNGSLPGPTLRVKEGDNVIVHVFNQSPYNLTIHWHGVFQKQSQWADGPEFITQCPIRPGGNYTYRFNLTGQVGTLWWHSHVQWLRATVHGALVIRPRDGQKYPFVKPYREDTIVLGEWWNANVIDIENAALATGAAPQISDAYTINGWPGDLFNSCRSISNNTYRLDVVPGKTYLLRIINAALNTQFFFKIANHNLTVVGADAAYTNPYQTDVVVIGPGQTTDVLLTANQAPGLYYMAAHPYASAVGGTFNGNTTTAIIAYQNATSQTTTPILPILPAFNDTPTAHKFSSNLTALVTSPFWSSVPQTVDEDMLVTVGLGLSPCGSNQNCSGIFGQRFSASMNNHSFALPSTISVLEAFFRNVSGVYTDDFPNQPPLVFDYTNNSNSFNQDGLLMAPKSTSVKKVKFNSTVQVVFQNTALIGVENHPMHLHGFNFYVLAQGFGNYNATEASKNFNFVNPQERNTIGVPVGGWAVIRFRANNPGVWFVHCHLDVHLPWGLAMAFLVENGGTPESTLPPPPADFPKCT; this comes from the exons ATGGCACCTAGTTCGGTGTTTGCAGTTGGGTTTGTGCTAGCTTTTCTCTCTTTGTGTTTTTCAACGGCCTCTGCTGACATTGTGGAGACTTCATTTATT GTAAAGAATCTAACGGTGAACCGATTATGTCAAAATCAAGTGATCACTGCCGTGAATGGAAGCCTTCCTGGACCAACTTTAAGGGTTAAAGAGGGTGACAACGTTATTGTTCACGTTTTTAACCAATCTCCATACAACCTTACAATTCATTG GCATGGTGTGTTCCAAAAGCAAAGTCAATGGGCTGATGGTCCTGAGTTCATTACTCAATGCCCAATCAGGCCTGGAGGTAACTATACATATAGGTTCAATCTGACCGGACAAGTGGGCACCCTTTGGTGGCATTCACACGTTCAATGGCTTCGAGCTACCGTTCATGGTGCTCTTGTGATCCGCCCAAGAGATGGTCAAAAGTACCCTTTTGTTAAACCGTATCGCGAAGATACAATTGTGTTAGGAGAATGGTGGAATGCTAACGTTATCGATATTGAGAATGCCGCACTTGCAACTGGAGCTGCACCTCAAATCTCTGATGCTTATACCATCAACGGTTGGCCTGGGGATTTGTTTAACTCTTGCCGTTCAATTTCAAATA ACACATACAGGCTAGACGTTGTCCCGGGAAAAACATATCTGTTGAGAATCATCAACGCTGCGCTCAATACTCAATTCTTCTTCAAGATAGCCAACCACAACTTGACTGTTGTTGGGGCAGATGCAGCATACACAAACCCCTACCAAACAGACGTGGTCGTCATCGGTCCTGGTCAAACAACCGACGTGCTTTTGACCGCAAACCAGGCACCAGGATTGTACTACATGGCGGCTCATCCCTACGCTAGTGCAGTTGGTGGTACATTCAATGGAAACACCACTACAGCAATCATTGCTTACCAAAACGCCACATCACAAACAACAACCCCAATTCTTCCAATCCTACCCGCTTTTAACGACACACCAACAGCCCATAAGTTCTCAAGCAATCTGACCGCACTTGTGACTAGCCCCTTTTGGTCCTCGGTTCCACAAACGGTAGACGAGGACATGCTTGTAACCGTTGGGCTTGGGTTATCACCTTGTGGCTCTAACCAAAATTGTAGTGGAATTTTCGGTCAAAGATTTTCTGCAAGCATGAACAATCATTCATTTGCTTTACCATCAACAATTTCTGTATTGGAAGCCTTCTTCAGAAATGTTAGCGGAGTTTACACAGATGATTTTCCGAATCAACCCCCGTTGGTATTTGATTATACCAATAATAGCAATAGTTTCAATCAAGACGGTCTTTTAATGGCACCAAAGTCAACAAGTGTAAAGAAAGTAAAGTTTAATTCAACGGTTCAGGTGGTGTTTCAAAACACTGCATTGATCGGTGTTGAAAATCACCCAATGCATTTGCATGGATTCAATTTTTATGTGTTGGCACAAGGATTTGGAAACTATAATGCCACAGAAGCTTCTAAAAACTTTAATTTTGTCAACCCACAAGAACGAAACACGATTGGGGTTCCCGTCGGGGGTTGGGCTGTCATCAGATTCAGAGCAAATAATCCAG GTGTGTGGTTTGTCCATTGCCATTTGGATGTACATTTGCCATGGGGTTTGGCCATGGCTTTCTTGGTGGAGAACGGAGGTACGCCTGAATCAACACTCCCGCCACCACCTGCTGACTTTCCTAAGTGTACCTAG